The Biomphalaria glabrata chromosome 6, xgBioGlab47.1, whole genome shotgun sequence genomic interval AACAATTACAATTTAAATTCTTTTGTACaattatgtttacaaaaaaagaaaatgaataacATGGAGGCAGAGCTAATTTATTTGACCTGAACTCTTCTATCATGATTGCCCTACAGGCAACGAATTTCTACAGGAGACAATCCTTGATTGAcatggtatttttttttgttcaacgcTTGTTTGCTTATAAGTGTGAGGGACTGCATTTCCCTGTTGCTGGCTGGCAGAGTGGCTGCTAGCTAGAGGTTCTCAAGTTTGAATCGCAATGGAGTTTATCTTTGATTCACGGTTTTCATTTTACTGAGTCGTGGTTCTAAAAGGCAGTAATACAAATATGTATTGCAGCTACAACCTCTCCCAAAACCTCTCCCattaacagtggcgtagcagccATGAGGCGAAGAGGCTCATTGCGCCCAGACCAAAGACCGATAGTAGCCCAAGCGAGCTCTTGCATTGAAAACATGTTTTGACTGTGAAAATTTAAATTATGGAATTCttacataattttaattaaaaccattatatatttattgttgttttcaattataGTCCAGCTATATCTATCAAAAGAGAACAATACTAAACCGACGTTAAACTAATTTCTGTAGTATGACACCTATTTACAGACGGGGACTCTTAAATTGTTAATATCTTCAACTTCACCATCTATCTTTGAGTGTGTTGGGCCGTTGGCGCATTACACAAGATCTGTGGACCGTCTTTCTCTGCTCCTCTTTGTATtgtgccttggatagaatctctttcaatgacaggctcTTCCATTCTTACTCTGTCTGCTTCTTAtttttcctggtgctgttccatgaaggaaggtctctGCAAGccttgaggaccttgtgattTGGCAATAgtgttttaattttagttttttgacagtatttagcaggtcatcgtggagtCATATCGCGGTATTAATCCTGCTTCTAATttattcgtttgtgatgcggccTTTACATGTGATACCCAGTATCTTTCTGAACTGCCTCAATACCACTACTAGGATCCCCTCTCTATAGTTTTGCAGTCAGCGTCAAAGATTCACAAGCATATGAAAATGTAGCCATGACCAGGCACCTCATCAGTCTGTTTTTAGTGCCTTTGTttttccagattgttttgagttttgcaagtacTGCTGCGGACTATGCAATTCTGACCAGTAGTTCGGATTTAGTTCCTTCATCTGAGACTGACTGAGACATTATCTCGAGGCATTTAAAACTACTGAGTTTTGTCAGTTTTTCAACTACAGTACTGATATCcattttaaagccctgttggctattgatCGTAATTTGTTTTTTCGACATTCGACCATATGCTGCGAAAGATTAagcgcatcaccaagtcagctagcTCTTCTTCTGTCCCTACCAAACAATCTATGTCGTCTGGTAAGCTCATGTCAGTAATTCTTTTTCCTTATATACCTACCATCGTAGCTATCGAGAACATTTTccattttattatgtttttatttatattgtacttttccattgtcgcccagagtgcacTATGTCATACTCTGTCGAAAGCTTTCTAGAAGTCATTTAAGACATGGAGAAGGTTCTATTGGTGTTTTCTTGCAGTGCATCTTGAGGTTTAGTTTGTGTTCTGTTtagaccttgtctaaaacccgcTTGTTCTTCTATAACTTTGTTAGCTATCGGTTTTAACCGGTTTAATATAATTTGTTCACAGGACATTGCTGGGATGGCTTGTGAGGCTGATGGTGAGGTAGTTTTGAAAGAGATAAGTGATTGGGTCCAGAGCTTAGGCCATTCTCCTGActgccagatcttgttgcaaatctTTAAAGGCGCGTTATCATGGATTTTCCTCCAGCCTGTAGAAGTTcaccaggaatgttgtcaactccggTTGTCATTGTCAATACAGTGTTTCATTCTAAGTgctagatttaataataataataataataatactaataatagggTGATACTACTGCCTGCCACATCACTAGAACATTTCTCGgtggactacaatgaattttgtttctctacaACGAAGCTCGAACCTGGCaatgccagagaatgaaaattagtttatttctaatataataataatatgtagaCGAATTTAAAGTACACTAGATAAAttgtttgtttctgtttaattgttttttctttctgtaataTTACAGCACATATTCACCAACTCAAATAAATTCATTTATGTTATAGGTCGACAGTAAATCTATCTTTTTATTAGTGAATGGAAACTATACCTGTAGTATTACATTACGcaattttttttgaagtatcaATTCTAGAATGTTACATACTAACAGGTCTCACCTATATTTTGACAAAGTCTCCTCTTCAATTATACAAAGTATTTTAGAAATTCGTCCTTAGAAATTGAGCTCAAAATTACAACAATTACTTTCTACTAAGTAGGATAAACAACGATCTGAATAAAGGTGCTTCAAAAACGTTTGTCTTCCCTGCAGTTCATGTCAAACTTTCAGTCAAGACTTTCCTCTCTGGCCCATTAGGACAATTTCAATACATTCAACCATCTGAAGATTCAACAAGTGACTGGGAATCCTAGCAAGTTGCATGGTTGAAATGACTTTTCAAATGACCCAAGTTTGAGGACCTTGTTCACATTTACTCCATGAGAACTATGGGACCTTGTGTATGGTCTGTCTTAATGTACTCTCACAATAGATATAGTGTGGCCTTATTTGGGCACCCGGGTTGGGTCTAATGTATTCCTGACTCCGGGCTAgagggtaccttgctacgccacttcCCACAACCTCTCCTACTGCCTCTTCCACGACCTCTCACACCCTGTCCAACAACTTTACTCAAATCGTCTCCCACAACTTCCCACAACCTCTCCAACAATGAACTTCATTCAAGACATCTTCCTCAATCCTTTGGTAAGGCTCTTGTACAAATATTACCCCACAACCTCTCCATCCAACGAAATGACATCAGATGGACTGATAGAATGGACATTAATATCATTTTCCATTAAATTAGTTATTGTActaaatagatatttaaaaacatgGGTTATATCTTAGCGGTTTTCAATAGAAAAATGTAGCTGCCAACTTGTATCCAAACATGGAGGCCAATAGTGTAACTTGCTGTATTGGCATTTAGTGTTCTAGTTTCTCTCTTCCTTCTATCTGTACAAAGATTTCTGGagctaaataaaataatgccCTTTAATATGTTAAATCTCACTCGTGTTAGTACAGCTGTGACATTTGATTACTcgatattttgtttcaaatcacTCGCTGGGCTCAATAATCTTTCCCAAACATTGCGTGGCAGCTGTAGGTGAAGGTCATCACTGATAGTGAAGGTGATAATCAATTTTACAAGTGCTCTGACCACATAGTCTAATTTATTACTACAGTGCGATAGCTCTAATTATGATCACTGTCTCCATCGCATCGAAAATGGTCAAGGAAAACCAGGTGCGAAAAGTTTTTATGGGTGCAAATTACGAAAATTTCATTTGTGAAAATCTGATATATTTAATAGTTAGCACGTTAGTATAGGGGATGATTTTGTGCTTGCACTTAAAGGTAATATTAGcctacatatacatatataatgtgGTACATAGCAGGGATATTGTTAGAAACAATGATATCTCACTTAGCAATGCCGAAAGTTACTTGTGGAATCCTTCCCAGACGGTCAATATGTCttaatgtgtgcattacacacAACAAAACCTAACTCTAGCATACCAAACATACGTTCACATTAATTTCCTTCAAACATTAGATGTGAAAAGTTCACATCAGAGAGtaattaatgatttgattgccaggagAACAAATgagttcttgtttgtttttgtggtGCGGTGTCTTGTTTCTACTTGCTGAGGGTCAAATATTAAAACCATGACCTAAAGGGtgctttgttttatatttactacATAGACCTAACTTGCAAATACAAGAACAGACATCTGAACATATAACAGATATAAGTGTTTGAATCTCGATGGAGGCTGTGATCGTACTTCGCATTGTCACTCGagctaaaatgtttttgtaacaaGCAAtaaaaggtttattaaaaggTTTATTATGTGCTCTGCCAATGAATGAAGAAAACAGACTTGATCGTAAATTGGCATGCAAATAGTATAGGCCGGTAAAGGCAAACAACGTCGTCAACATGGGTCCCATTGATGTTAGTTTCAGACATTCAGATACAGACGACCATACTTAACCCAGTGCTCATGTTTTCTAGTGGAATTGGAAGGACAAAGCTATAAGCTTTACATAAGACTCGTTtcacaaagaaattttttttaaacttcatagcaagccaaaatatatatttaaaaaaaggttattgaAGCGAGATTATTGTTGCATTAGGTTTGTACTGAAACAACAAAACGATGGCTACTCCAACAAAAGTGATGAGTTGGTGAAATACAATTGAGaggatttttttctgttttattttcttattttctgtttcattgaaagagacagagaggagaAAAACGGTCGCTggatcatgtgtggtgtcccaacggttcaaaacactaaaaaaaaaggaaatgtgaAGGTGTCTAGAAGTCTATTTAGAAagaagatggggggggggacacaAGAGTGTACAAGGAAATGATGAGATATCTTTGAGCTAGTCTACATCTATTAGGCTTACATGTGTTTGCGTGCGACATTCTGGCGGGTAGTGAAAACGCTACATTGACATTCTAGCCTCCAAGTTGGCGACCACTGCACTAGCCCgagataaaaataaacttaagaaGAGCTTAGATCTAGTACCACTAGCGAAGGTAAACACAGTTTGTATGTCGGTCTACACTTGCCCTATACACCCGGATATGTAGGTTAGggctgaaaaaaacaaaggcACGCTTTATTTTGAAATGGACAATTCATTTTTGTGATAATGTAGATTTATTGATGACAAACAAAAGTAGACAGGTGCAAACATCGAAAAGATAGCTAAAATCGATCCTGGTAAACAATGACTTTGTCTGCAATTGCCTACATTTGcccaaaatatgtaggtcacagctgggtctgcTTAGTCACGAGAAAAATCGTATCttatgtaggccctaatatAGACACCTTTCCTTATCTTTGGGCTCAAAGGCAATGTCTTATCATTATAACCGCAGTCTACAGCAAGAAAAGAACAATCAGGTTTATTTCGATCAAAAACAGGCTACAAAACAACAGCTCTATGCCTATTGATTCCCAGCTtatcaaactttttacaaatacagGGTGGGGCATACATTTTGAATAAACCTACCTGAAGAACCCAgctatctagaaaaaaaaatgctcataTTTCCGAAAAGTACATAAaaacagttttgttttaaagggtTTTACAAAATTGTTACCTGGTCTGGTACAGATGCATTTTGACTGAGTGCAAAGTGTTGCTATTACAGATAGGTTGTTTTCATTATATGCTTAACAAAGACATGATGTTCACTGGTTGGATACATGGTGTGttgtaaaacaaagaaaacttgTTATAATGATTGAACATGGTAGAGCCTAGCCTAACGAATGAAACCTGTCCCACCTCTCTACTGCCACTACAGCCCCTCCAAAATGTTGAAGATCTTTATGCCAAACCCTTTATAGAAcagttttaaaacttttaaaataatggGAATAAGAACTCAAGCTATTGTAAAAGGGgatatgatacagttatattaGTGTCTCAAATCAGTTGAAATGTGCATATACTGAACCTCAGTTAATCAAACACCAGTTGTTGTTCTTGTCTTTTTCGTAACTCACGTTTGAttgaaattgttttattacaaagcttatatcaactcacactgtctatttattacaaagcttatatcaactcacactgtctatttattacaaagcttatatcaactcacactgtctatttattacaaagcttatatcaactcacactgtctgtttattacaaagcttatatcaactcacactgtctatttattacaaagcttatatcaactcacactgtctatttattacaaagcttatatcaactcacactgtctatttattacaaagcttatatcaactcacactgtctgtttattacaaagcttatatcaactcacactgtctatttattacaaagcttatatcaactcacactgtctatttattacaaagcttatatcaactcacactgtctatttattacaaagcttatatcaactcacactgtctatttattacaaagcttatatcaactcacactgtctatttattacaaagcttatgtcaactcacactgtctatttattacaaagcttatgtcaactcacactgtctatttattacaaagcttatgtcaactcacactgtctatttattacaaagcttatatcaactcacactgttatttattacaaagcttatatcaactcacactgtctgtttattacaaagcttatatcaactcacactgtctatttattacaaagcttatatcaactcacactgtctatttattacaaagcttatatcaactcacactgtctatttattacaaagcttatatcaactcacactgtctatttattacaaagcttatatcaactcacactgtctatttattacaaagcttatgtcaactcacactgtctatttattacaaagcttatgtcaactcacactgtctatttattacaaagcttatgtcaactcacactgtctatttattacaaagcttatatcaactcacactgtctgtttattacaaagcttatatcaactcactctgtctgtctgggacaaagcttatatcaactcacactgtctatttattacaaagcttatatcaactcactctgtctgtctgggacaaagcttatatcaactcacactgtctatttattacaaagcttatatcaactcacactgtctatttattacaaagcttatatcaactcacactgtctatttattacaaagcttatatcaactcacactgtctatttattacaaagcttatatcaactcacactgtctatttattacaaagcttatgtcaactcacactgtctatttattacaaagcttatgtcaactcacactgtctatttattacaaagcttatgtcaactcacactgtctatttattacaaagcttatatcaactcacactgtctgtttattacaaagcttatatcaactcactctgtctgtctgggacaaagcttatatcaactcacactgtctatttattacaaagcttatatcaactcactctgtctgtctgggacaaagcttatatcaactcacactgtctatttattacaaagcttatatcaactcacactgtctatttattacaaagcttatatcaactcacactgtctatttattacaaagcttatatcaactcacactgtctatttattacaaagcttatatcaactcacactgtctgtttattacaaagcttatatcaactcactctgtctgtctgggacaaagcttatatcaactcacactgtctatttattacaaagcttatatcaactcacactgtctatttattacaaagcttatatcaactcacactgtctgtttattacaaagcttatatcaactcactctgtctgtctgggacaaagcttatatcaactcacactgtctatttattacaaagcttatatcaactcactctgtctgtctgggacaaagcttatatcaactcacactgtctatttattacaaagcttatatcaactcacactgtctatttattacaaagcttatatcaactcacactgtctatttattacaaagcttatatcaactcacactgtctatttattacaaagcttatatcaactcacactgtctatttattacaaagcttatgtcaactcacactgtctatttattacaaagcttatgtcaactcacactgtctatttattacaaagcttatgtcaactcacactgtctatttattacaaagcttatatcaactcacactgtctgtttattacaaagcttatatcaactcactctgtctgtctgggacaaagcttatatcaactcacactgtctatttattacaaagcttatatcaactcactctgtctgtctgggacaaagcttatatcaactcacactgtctatttattacaaagcttatatcaactcacactgtctatttattacaaagcttatatcaactcacactgtctatttattacaaagcttatatcaactcacactgtctatttattacaaagcttatatcaactcacactgtctatttattacaaagcttatgtcaactcacactgtctatttattacaaagcttatgtcaactcacactgtctatttattacaaagcttatgtcaactcacactgtctatttattacaaagcttatgtcaactcacactgtctatttattacaaagcttatgtcaactcacactgtctatttattacaaagcttatatcaactcacactgtctatttattacaaagcttatatcaactcacactgtctatttattacaaagcttatatcaactcacactgtctgtttattacaaagcttatatcaactcactctgtctgtctgggacaaagcttatatcaactcacactgtctatttattacaaagcttatatcaactcacactgtctatttattacaaagcttatatcaactcacactgtctgtttattacaaagcttatatcaactcactctgtctgtctgggacaaagcttatatcaactcacactgtctatttattacaaagcttatatcaactcactctgtctgtctgggacaaagcttatatcaactcacactgtctgtttattacaaagcttatatcaactcacactgtctgtttattacaaagtttataccaactcacactgtctgtttattacaaagcttatatcaactcacactgtctgtttattataaagcttataccaactcacactgtctgtttattacaaagcttatatcaaatcacacTGTCTGCATGTCAGTTACAAATtttgaatacgttatttctctcaaacCCATCGTTGGATCAAATCGAAACGAATCacgattattattttattgcacctaacaaaacataagtcaatttttaaaaattaccaataagtcaattaattattggtaaataattattttgtttgatatcaaaaaaggAAATTTATTCTACATAAATAGATAAGCTTTaagtatttttctattttgcttgttttttttttaatattaaatatcaaaatcacAGCAACGTCCAGGTTGTAGGGGAGAGAAACTGTGTCATTTCATTCGAAGTGCAAAAGTGCATTGGCAATGAAGCAAAAATACACGTATGCATACGCTCGTTCGTATTTTTGtggttgtatgtgtgtgtgcgtgtatgcaAAGCCACGAGAAGATATTAAAATTCAGGCAATATGACTGTTCCGTTGTCCAATTTATGTAACGGAGATGAttgccttttaaaaaattagattgtttTTCAATGTTGAAAGCTCCACTTTGTCAATACCCTCAACTTTAATGGAAGATAGAGGAAATGGCACTAACCACAACTAAGCATATAAGGTGACTAATTATGGCTCACAGAAATATAGATTTAGAGCtatgttattttatcttgaaaTGCAATAAGGACATAGGCCTAAATTCTCACACCTAGAGGAAAGCTAATTATGCAGACTATTTTTATGAAGTAGGTACGTAAATATAGGCGTAAATGCAGGTGTCAAGCGGTTTTACAGTGAAGCAAAAcacttctttcagaccttgcgatctatagggaaaGAGATGTCAAAAAAATCATCTATTTCTAAGGCCTACGGTTAAAtagccagcataacgaccaacattctttactttttcaaacttaagtaaggtacccattagatgtttaggtggactcatgggcgtcttaaaaatcccgataaacaaaactacagtcttcaccaagatctGATCCCGGGAAACCTCggcctttaccactcagccaccacacatGAGGTCTTACGAATCTGTCTTACTAGTAACTAGTGGTAGAAGGTAGGCCAACTGAAACATCTGTATTACTGGTGGTAGAGGTTAGGCCAACTGAAACATCTGTATTACTGGTGGTAGGGGTTAGGCCAACTGAAACATCTGTATTACTGGTGGTAGAAGGTAGGCCAACTGAAACATCTGTATTACTGGTGGTAGAAGGTAGGCCAACTGAAACATCTGTATTACTGGTGGAAGAAAGTAGGCCAACTGAAACATCTGTATTACTGGTGGTAGAAGGTAGGCCAACTGAAACATCTGTATTACTGGTGGTAGAAGGTAGGCCAACTGAAACATCTGTATTACTGGTGGTAGAGGTTAGGCCAACTGAAACATCTGTATTACTGGTGGTAGAAGGTAGGCCAACTGAAACATCTGTATTACTGGTGGTAGAAGGTAGGCCAACTGAAACATCTGTATTACTGGTGGTAGAAGTTAGGCCTACTGAAACATATGCATTACTGGTGGTAGAGGTTAGGCCAACTGAAACATCTGTATTACTGGTGGTAGAGGTTAGGCCAACTGAAACATCTGTATTACTGGTGGTAGAGGTTAGGC includes:
- the LOC129926864 gene encoding uncharacterized protein LOC129926864, with the protein product MHMFHNAYVSVGLTSTTSNTDVSVGLTSTTSNTDVSVGLTSTTSNTDVSVGLTSTTSNAYVSVGLTSTTSNTDVSVGLPSSTSNTDVSVGLTSTTSNTDVSVGLPSTTSNTDVSVGLTTTTSNTDVSVGLTSTTSNTTACLIGPNLYHHNAYVSVGLTSTTSNTDVSVGLTSTTSNTDVSVGLTSTTSNTDVSVGLTSTTSNAYVSVGLTSTTSNTDVSVGLPSTTSNTDVSVGLPSTTSNTDVSVGLTSTTSNTDVSVGLPSTTSNTDVSVGLPSTTSNTDVSVGLLSSTSNTDVSVGLPSTTSNTDVSVGLPSTTSNTDVSVGLTPTTSNTDVSVGLTSTTSNTDVSVGLPSTTSY